Below is a window of Paremcibacter congregatus DNA.
TAGACCTGACAAAGAACTAACCCCTATAGAGGCGATAACGCAAGCCCAGAAAAAAGCCCTCTGGAAACCAAATGAAGGGCGGTATTTTAATGCCATTCAACATTACCCCTATGCCAAAGGGGCTTTATACCAGCTTTATACGTCCCCGGAGCATGTGTCCGATATCAGCCTTGAAGCGGGCGAAAGTCTGAAGGCCATGTCCGCAGGCGACACGGTGCGCTGGATCATTGGTGATATGGTGAGCGGAACAGGGGCTGAGGCGCAGGTTCATATATTGGTCAAACCCATAGAAGCAGGTCTCTCCACTAATCTGGTGATCATTACCGACCGCCGGAGTTATTATCTGGAACTGAAAAGCCTGAAGACGACTTATATGGCGGCCCTCAGTTGGAGCTATCCCCAGAGTGAAATGAAACGGTTAAAGCAGCATAATATTCTAGCGCAATCAAAGAGCCATAATACAGTTGGTACGGACTTAAATCTGAATGAGCTCAACTTTGCTTACAGTATCACCGGCGATACTCCAGACTGGAAACCCTACCGCGCTTTTGATGACGGCCAGAAAGTCTATATCGAATTCCCCAGAGATATTGCCACAGGAGAGGCACCGCCTCTTTTTGTTTTAGGCAAGAAAGGTCAAGTGGAACTGGTCAACTACCGCATGAAGGGTCGTTATTATGTGGTGGACCGTTTGTTTAAAGCTGCCGAACTACGCCTTGGCGAAGACCCGCAGCAGAAGATTACAATCACCCGAAAATCCAAGAAACAAATCAGAAAATTGGCCAAAAAAACAAAAAAGGGGGCATAAATGACGGATACTCTGGAAATCAAAACCAAACCGCAACCTGTCAGCCGCCTGAACAAAAAGATGGTCATTCTTGCGTCAGGTCTGGTGGTTGGTCTTTTGGTGGGGGTTAGTTTTTATGCCCTTGAACCTAAAGACAAACAGGCTGAACCGCAGAAAGAGCTTTATAATATTACTAATAAACGCATTGCGGAAGGGTTAGAGGATCTGCCGGAAAGCTATAAGGATGTGCCACAATTGGGCGCACCCTATATGGGGGATACAGCACCCGCACTTTATGCCGCAGAAGTAAATGCGGGGCTTGCTCTTCCTGCGGACCAGCCTTTCAGGCCCTCTCAAATGGAAGAGAACTTGCGGGCGGAGCGGATTAAAAAAGCCCGCCGGAAGATGCAAGCAGAAGAGTCAGGTGTGTTTTTCCGCACTTCAGGGACTAAGGCTGAAGCTGGTGCAGGGCATATGCCGTCCTCAGCAACGGACGGCCAATATGATGGAACATCCTTCTCGGCGCTGGCGCAGCAGGCTTTACCCATTACAGCGTCCGTTCAGGATAAGAAGAAGGCCTTTCTGGAAAGCCCGGGAAAACATTCTGGGGTGAGCAAGCATGGTTTACGGGAACAGCTTTCACCCTATAGCCTTCTGTCCGGCACGGTGATCTCGGCCAGTTTGATCACAGGGATTAACAGTGATCTACCGGGGCAAGCCTTGGCGCAAGTCACTAAAAATATCTATGACACGGTCACAGGAAACTATCTTCTGATCCCGCAGGGCTCCAGATTAATAGGTCGCTATGACAGTGAAATCTCAAGCGGTCAACAAAGGGTGCTGGTGGTCTGGGAGCGGATCATCAGGCCCGACGGTAGTAGCATCCAGATTGATAATCTTAGCGGCACCGACAAAGCGGGATACGCCGGATTGTCTGACAATGTGGACTGGCACACAGGTAAACTCCTGAAAGGCATTGGTCTTGCAACCTTACTCGGGGTGGGAAGTGAGCTTGCCTACGGCGGCGCGGACGGCACGCTCGCCGAAGCGATCCGGGACAGCAGTCAATCCAACATCAATCAGGCCGGACAGAAGATCATTGATCAGAACTTGAGTATCCCGCCCACCATCACCATTCGTCCCGGCTGGCCTGTTCGGGTCATTGTGGGCTCGGACATCATCCTCACACCCTTTGGAGAAACATCATGAGCCTTTTAAGAATAAAGAAAATCACGGATAGAACCCCGGTTAAGATCACCTTATCTCTGCCGCCGGAGACCCACTCTGATTTACTGAAATATGCAGAAATATACCGACAAGAGCATAGTTGTACCGAAACGCCGCAAGTTCTGGCCGTTCATATGATCACGGCCTTCATTCAAAGTGATAATGGCTTTAAAAAAGCAAAACAATCATTGTGAGATGACCCAAGGTAGCTGAGTAAGGATATTTACCAAGTTCTTGTGTCAAAAATCTCCTGTTTTTAATTCAAAATGCTTTTACCACCTGACGTCCAGACAGCAACAGATCTTCCGCGCCAAGACCCCGTGAAGACTGTTGCCGTTCATGTCAATGAGCATTTAATATTGACCCGGGATTTGCATATTAAATTGACCCATTTCAGGCGGAGTGTCAGGTTAAAAAAACGCTGTTTTTCCTTTGTTTGCAAGCAATTAGTGCCCGTGTCAAAAACATAGTGCCAATAACCCACCTAAGTGGGTCACAATTTCATCTTTTCTGTAGGGGGGAATTATCCATTAAGGTCATGTAACTTGGTCATAAGTTTATGTAAGCTGATCATTGTGGTGTCATGCTTTATTGGAAATTCATCGTCGCCGCCATAAACGACAAATCTCTTCGTCGCTCCTATATCTTCACAGGCGCTATAAAAGCCAGGCTTGATTTTGGGAACAAGGCCTGTCTTGATTTCAATAGCCCAAGTTTCCCTACTGGATATTTTAAGCACGAGATCAATTTCCGCACCAGCGGAGGTGCGGTAAAAATAAGCGGTAATATTGCCGGGCAGAATAGATAATATATTTTCCATGACAAACCCTTCCCAACTCTTACCCAAAACAGGGTTGGAAAGAAGCGTATCATAATTTGAAATGTCGAGTAAACGGTGGAGAATACCACTATCACGAATATAAAAACGGGGGGACTTTACAAGACGTTTTTTAACATTGGTATGCCAAGGCTCAAGGCGGCGTACCAATAAGAGATCACCTAAAATATCTAAATAATGACTGACTGTTTTGCTATCCACTTCAAGGTTGCTTGCAAGGGTCGAGTAATTAATCACTTCCCCTTGCAAATGAGCCAGCATTGTCCAAAGCCGCCTTAATCTAACCGCAGGAACCCTAAATCCCATTTGGGGGATATCCCGTTCCAGATAAGTACGGATTAAATCCTCAAGCCAAGTCATGCTGAGCGCGTCTGTATCTGAAAGATAGCTTTCAGGAAAGCCCCCCCTCAACCAAATTTTTTGAATATCAGCAGGGTTTTTAACAGGGACTTCCAACAGATTAAGTCCCGTCATTTCCAAATAACTAATCCGCCCCGCGAGGCTTTCAGAGGATTGTCTTAATAAATCCATGGAAGCAGAGCCTAACAAAAGAAATTGCCCTGTTTTACGTCCCGCGCGTCTATTCTGATCGATCACACCACGTAACACTGCAAAAAGCTCAGGGGTGCGTTGGATTTCGTCTAAAATAATGAGTTTATCATTATGCTGTGAGAGGTAAGATATAGGATCACTTAATTTAATTAGGTCAGCAGGAGATTCAAGATCAAGGTAAAGAAATGGCCTCCCTTGTGACATGGTTTGAGCAAGCGTAGTTTTACCCACTTGCCGTGACCCTAGTAGAACAACAGCAGGAGAATGCCGCACCGATTGCTCAAGTTTATGTGTGATCCATCTTTTTAACATACCTTGCATATTCGTATAGTTATTACGAAATTGCAAGGTATAAATAAAATTATTAAAATCGGTTGTGAGGTCATGGTGAGGCTAAAATATGATAGATTAGGCGCTTCTAGGCCTTCTTAATCATACCAATAAATTACGTAGCAGAAGTAGACTGAGCAATGCTCT
It encodes the following:
- the trbG gene encoding P-type conjugative transfer protein TrbG: MKHLIMTIPLILLTACAGSKKLDMPSPPEEFAPAIEVKHVPDEVKIIEVPKILALPGQLKELSEDRPDKELTPIEAITQAQKKALWKPNEGRYFNAIQHYPYAKGALYQLYTSPEHVSDISLEAGESLKAMSAGDTVRWIIGDMVSGTGAEAQVHILVKPIEAGLSTNLVIITDRRSYYLELKSLKTTYMAALSWSYPQSEMKRLKQHNILAQSKSHNTVGTDLNLNELNFAYSITGDTPDWKPYRAFDDGQKVYIEFPRDIATGEAPPLFVLGKKGQVELVNYRMKGRYYVVDRLFKAAELRLGEDPQQKITITRKSKKQIRKLAKKTKKGA
- a CDS encoding DUF2274 domain-containing protein; translated protein: MSLLRIKKITDRTPVKITLSLPPETHSDLLKYAEIYRQEHSCTETPQVLAVHMITAFIQSDNGFKKAKQSL
- a CDS encoding TrbI/VirB10 family protein yields the protein MTDTLEIKTKPQPVSRLNKKMVILASGLVVGLLVGVSFYALEPKDKQAEPQKELYNITNKRIAEGLEDLPESYKDVPQLGAPYMGDTAPALYAAEVNAGLALPADQPFRPSQMEENLRAERIKKARRKMQAEESGVFFRTSGTKAEAGAGHMPSSATDGQYDGTSFSALAQQALPITASVQDKKKAFLESPGKHSGVSKHGLREQLSPYSLLSGTVISASLITGINSDLPGQALAQVTKNIYDTVTGNYLLIPQGSRLIGRYDSEISSGQQRVLVVWERIIRPDGSSIQIDNLSGTDKAGYAGLSDNVDWHTGKLLKGIGLATLLGVGSELAYGGADGTLAEAIRDSSQSNINQAGQKIIDQNLSIPPTITIRPGWPVRVIVGSDIILTPFGETS
- a CDS encoding ATP-binding protein; the protein is MQGMLKRWITHKLEQSVRHSPAVVLLGSRQVGKTTLAQTMSQGRPFLYLDLESPADLIKLSDPISYLSQHNDKLIILDEIQRTPELFAVLRGVIDQNRRAGRKTGQFLLLGSASMDLLRQSSESLAGRISYLEMTGLNLLEVPVKNPADIQKIWLRGGFPESYLSDTDALSMTWLEDLIRTYLERDIPQMGFRVPAVRLRRLWTMLAHLQGEVINYSTLASNLEVDSKTVSHYLDILGDLLLVRRLEPWHTNVKKRLVKSPRFYIRDSGILHRLLDISNYDTLLSNPVLGKSWEGFVMENILSILPGNITAYFYRTSAGAEIDLVLKISSRETWAIEIKTGLVPKIKPGFYSACEDIGATKRFVVYGGDDEFPIKHDTTMISLHKLMTKLHDLNG